The following are encoded together in the Magnetococcales bacterium genome:
- a CDS encoding metal-sensing transcriptional repressor has protein sequence MDKHTHHPEIVSRLKRASGHLVKVIAMIESGQGCEAVAQQLQAVSNALVTAKRQYVSDHIEHCLDVQDDMSMRDVVAQVKAMKVMTKYL, from the coding sequence ATGGACAAGCATACCCATCACCCTGAAATCGTCTCGCGTCTGAAACGGGCCTCGGGCCATCTGGTGAAAGTCATCGCCATGATCGAATCCGGCCAAGGGTGCGAAGCGGTGGCCCAGCAGCTTCAGGCGGTGAGCAATGCCCTGGTGACGGCCAAGCGGCAATATGTTTCCGATCACATCGAACATTGTCTCGATGTCCAGGACGACATGAGCATGCGGGATGTGGTCGCCCAGGTCAAAGCCATGAAGGTCATGACCAAATATTTGTAG
- a CDS encoding insulinase family protein: MTHPDFELLRREPVTALKLTVESYRHRITGARHVHLMADDPHNAFLVAFLTVPLDSSGVAHILEHTALCGSQRYPVRDPFFMMLRRSLSTFMNAFTSSDWTAYPFATQSRKDFDNLLRVYLDAAFFPNLHALDFAQEGCRVEFVDPNDPKTDLVFKGVVYNEMKGAMSSPARVLSHTLSEQLFPTTTYHFNSGGDPEEIPSLTLEGLKGFHARHYHPSNAIFMTYGDISAHEHQTRFQDLVLSHFQENTGASSIPDEVRHTAPLRVEGTYALDGADEIQGKTHVVLGWLLGRSMELETLLNAHVLNGVLLDNSSSPLLKLLETSELGASPSSLSGLDDSGRELVFACGLEGSEPEHADAVEREILDLLERVSREGVEPERLESVLHQLELSRREIGGDGMPYGLKLLLNALTPVLHGGDPVTALALDEALVALRERVKDPDFIKGLARQWLVDNPHRVRVVLTPDPILNARRAEQEAERLRVIRAAMDDATRQQVMEQARALMARQELEDDPEILPRLELGDIPDDIAIPEGTEAPLGQLPVFWFKAATNRLVYQQYVLDPPAMPDELLELLPIFSTCLPEVGCGGRDYLETQAHQSAISGGIAARIGMRSSVDDLERFRGVFCISGKALSRNQDALSQLLKDTIDTARFDEWTRLRELVAQMRSSAEMRVTENGHVLALSAAGAGLNAVAALNDRWGGMLAVKRLKALDKALDDPGELAAFAGRLEALREVLRQAPGRMLIVGEEEDFANFAEGLSRTWGGRERVSDLGGGIHAGPLAGPERHAWATVTTVNFCARVHKTVPYAHPDAPVLAVLGLYLKNGYLHRAIRERGGAYGGGAGYDSDSGLFRFYSYRDPRLEETLADFERSIEWLTSGKADARALEEAILGVAGLIDRPGSPAGESKRAFHDALYGRLPEVRRAFRKRVLEVTGADLRRMAETYLSPVGAGYGVVTQAEMMEKGLGGDWIKRTL; encoded by the coding sequence ATGACCCATCCCGATTTTGAACTGTTGCGCCGCGAACCCGTGACCGCCCTGAAACTGACCGTGGAATCCTACCGGCATCGCATCACCGGCGCGCGACATGTCCACCTGATGGCCGACGATCCTCACAACGCCTTTCTGGTGGCTTTTTTGACCGTGCCGCTGGACTCCTCCGGGGTGGCCCACATCCTGGAACATACCGCCTTGTGCGGCAGTCAACGTTATCCGGTGCGGGATCCGTTTTTCATGATGCTGCGGCGTTCCTTGTCCACCTTCATGAACGCCTTCACCTCCAGCGACTGGACCGCCTATCCCTTTGCCACCCAGTCCCGCAAGGATTTCGACAACCTGTTGCGGGTCTATCTGGACGCGGCGTTTTTCCCCAATCTGCACGCGCTTGATTTTGCCCAGGAGGGGTGTCGGGTGGAGTTCGTGGATCCCAACGATCCCAAGACCGATCTGGTGTTCAAGGGGGTGGTCTACAACGAAATGAAGGGGGCGATGAGTTCTCCGGCGCGGGTGTTGTCCCACACCCTGTCCGAACAGCTCTTTCCCACCACGACGTATCATTTCAACAGTGGCGGCGATCCGGAAGAGATACCCTCTTTGACACTGGAAGGGCTGAAAGGGTTCCATGCCCGTCACTATCATCCCTCCAACGCCATCTTTATGACTTATGGGGATATCTCCGCCCATGAACATCAGACCCGCTTCCAGGATCTGGTGTTGTCTCATTTTCAGGAGAATACCGGGGCTTCCTCCATTCCGGACGAGGTGCGCCACACCGCGCCGCTGCGGGTGGAGGGAACTTATGCCCTGGATGGGGCCGATGAGATCCAGGGCAAGACCCATGTGGTGCTGGGTTGGCTGCTGGGACGCAGCATGGAGCTGGAAACGTTGCTCAACGCCCATGTGCTTAACGGGGTGTTGCTGGACAACAGTTCTTCGCCCCTGCTGAAACTGCTGGAAACCTCGGAACTGGGGGCCTCGCCCTCTTCGTTGAGCGGTCTGGACGATTCGGGACGGGAGCTGGTGTTCGCCTGTGGCCTGGAGGGATCGGAACCGGAACACGCCGATGCGGTGGAACGAGAGATTCTCGACTTGTTGGAGCGGGTTTCCCGGGAGGGGGTGGAGCCGGAACGGCTGGAATCGGTGCTGCATCAGTTGGAACTCTCCCGCCGCGAGATCGGTGGGGATGGCATGCCCTATGGGCTGAAACTGTTGTTGAACGCCTTGACCCCGGTGCTGCACGGCGGGGATCCCGTGACCGCTTTGGCTTTGGATGAGGCTTTGGTGGCTTTGCGGGAGCGGGTGAAGGATCCGGATTTCATCAAGGGGTTGGCCCGTCAATGGCTGGTGGACAATCCCCATCGGGTGCGGGTGGTGTTGACCCCGGATCCGATCCTGAATGCCAGGCGCGCCGAGCAGGAGGCGGAGCGGTTGCGGGTGATTCGTGCCGCCATGGACGACGCGACGCGGCAGCAGGTGATGGAACAGGCCCGCGCCCTGATGGCGCGTCAGGAGTTGGAAGACGATCCGGAGATTCTGCCCCGGCTGGAACTGGGGGATATTCCCGACGACATCGCCATTCCGGAAGGCACGGAAGCCCCGTTGGGTCAACTGCCGGTTTTCTGGTTCAAGGCGGCCACCAACCGGTTGGTGTATCAACAATATGTGCTGGATCCTCCCGCGATGCCGGATGAGTTGCTGGAGTTGTTGCCGATTTTTTCCACCTGTCTGCCGGAGGTGGGATGCGGGGGCCGGGACTATCTGGAGACCCAGGCCCATCAATCCGCCATCAGCGGCGGCATCGCGGCCCGGATCGGCATGCGCTCCTCGGTGGACGATCTGGAGCGGTTTCGCGGTGTGTTTTGCATCTCCGGCAAGGCGTTGTCCCGCAATCAGGATGCGTTATCACAATTATTGAAAGATACCATCGACACCGCCCGCTTCGACGAATGGACCCGTTTGCGGGAACTGGTGGCCCAGATGCGCTCCTCGGCAGAGATGCGGGTGACCGAAAACGGACATGTGTTGGCCCTGTCAGCCGCCGGAGCGGGACTGAACGCCGTGGCGGCCTTGAACGATCGCTGGGGCGGGATGTTGGCGGTCAAGCGGTTGAAGGCTTTGGACAAGGCGTTGGATGATCCAGGCGAGTTGGCGGCTTTCGCCGGACGGCTGGAGGCGTTGCGGGAGGTGTTGCGACAGGCGCCGGGCCGCATGTTGATCGTGGGGGAGGAGGAGGATTTTGCCAATTTCGCCGAGGGATTGTCTCGAACCTGGGGTGGAAGGGAAAGAGTGTCGGATCTGGGGGGCGGCATCCATGCGGGACCCTTGGCCGGACCCGAGCGGCACGCCTGGGCCACGGTCACCACGGTCAATTTTTGCGCCCGGGTTCACAAGACCGTGCCTTATGCCCATCCCGACGCTCCGGTTCTGGCGGTATTGGGGCTGTATCTGAAAAACGGTTATCTGCATCGCGCCATTCGCGAGCGGGGAGGGGCGTATGGCGGCGGGGCCGGGTATGATTCGGACAGCGGACTGTTTCGCTTTTATTCCTATCGGGATCCCCGTCTGGAAGAGACCCTGGCGGATTTCGAGCGTTCCATCGAGTGGTTGACAAGCGGCAAGGCCGACGCCCGCGCTCTGGAAGAGGCGATTCTAGGTGTGGCGGGCTTGATCGACCGTCCCGGCTCTCCGGCTGGCGAGTCCAAACGGGCCTTTCACGACGCCCTGTATGGCCGTCTGCCCGAGGTGCGACGCGCTTTCCGCAAGCGGGTGCTGGAGGTGACCGGGGCTGACCTGCGCCGCATGGCCGAGACCTATCTCTCCCCGGTGGGCGCCGGATACGGTGTGGTGACCCAGGCGGAGATGATGGAAAAAGGGCTGGGCGGGGACTGGATCAAGCGGACGTTGTGA
- a CDS encoding RloB domain-containing protein: protein MTARKPVRPTPPARSLRTDPPPRPPRPDLIICCEGENTEPLYLEAFAARHGVHLKRGTHIFGPCGVPETVFECALKKKKEKDHENRRNRTEFRVWIVIDVDEHAQRIPGLLKRAENKGIEVALSNPCVEVWALYHFDPPPTAELDRHMAQSKLQQRMPSYDKDQGKYFDLDRMNPGYEKAVRNARQARECAEREGTILANPASSLDRLMELIRQMGSRPQPTPASNPA, encoded by the coding sequence ATGACTGCCAGGAAGCCCGTCCGCCCGACCCCTCCCGCACGATCTTTGCGCACGGACCCGCCTCCACGTCCTCCCAGACCCGATTTGATCATCTGTTGTGAAGGCGAGAATACCGAACCTCTTTATCTGGAAGCCTTTGCAGCGCGGCACGGTGTGCATCTGAAGCGCGGTACCCATATCTTTGGGCCATGCGGAGTGCCTGAGACGGTATTTGAATGCGCTCTCAAGAAGAAAAAAGAGAAAGATCATGAGAATCGCCGCAATAGAACAGAATTCAGGGTCTGGATCGTCATCGATGTGGATGAACATGCGCAGAGGATTCCGGGACTCTTGAAACGCGCCGAAAATAAAGGCATTGAGGTGGCCCTGTCCAATCCCTGTGTCGAGGTTTGGGCCTTGTATCATTTTGATCCGCCCCCGACTGCGGAACTTGACCGACATATGGCTCAATCGAAACTGCAACAGCGGATGCCGTCTTATGACAAGGACCAGGGCAAGTATTTTGATCTGGATAGGATGAATCCAGGGTATGAAAAGGCGGTCAGAAATGCCCGTCAGGCCCGGGAATGCGCGGAACGGGAAGGAACCATTCTGGCGAATCCTGCCTCCAGTCTCGATCGACTGATGGAGTTGATTCGCCAGATGGGCAGCAGACCACAACCGACGCCAGCTTCCAATCCAGCGTGA
- a CDS encoding metal ABC transporter permease: MTGHELLIAPFVEFGFLRRALLACVALGLGAGPIGVMLVLRRMSLVGDALSHAILPGAAIGFLIAGLSYPAMGMGGLLAGLLVALLSGQVSRSTVLGEEAAFACFYLTSLASGVLLVSWRGSNVDLMHVLFGTILAIDAPALLLVGSIASLSWLALAWFWRPLVAECFDAEFLRQVDGRSKRYHFLFLVLVVINLVAGFQTLGTLMAVGMIMLPAAIARLWTRTLETMMVMAILVGWLSGYLGLLISFHGQLASGPAIVLTAGLLFALSLLAAPAGRIWQRLFSPSLAK, encoded by the coding sequence ATGACAGGGCATGAACTTCTGATCGCTCCATTCGTGGAGTTCGGATTTCTGCGTCGGGCGCTGCTGGCCTGTGTCGCTTTGGGTCTGGGGGCAGGTCCGATCGGGGTGATGCTCGTGCTGCGTCGCATGAGCCTAGTGGGCGACGCCCTGAGCCATGCGATTCTGCCTGGCGCCGCCATCGGCTTCTTGATCGCGGGACTCTCCTATCCGGCCATGGGCATGGGTGGATTGCTGGCGGGGTTGCTGGTGGCTTTGCTTTCCGGACAGGTCAGCCGCAGCACCGTACTGGGCGAGGAGGCGGCGTTTGCCTGTTTTTATCTGACCTCATTGGCGTCCGGCGTGCTGCTCGTCTCCTGGCGGGGATCGAATGTCGATCTGATGCATGTGTTGTTCGGTACGATTCTCGCCATAGACGCGCCGGCACTGCTGTTGGTGGGAAGCATCGCGTCGCTCTCCTGGCTGGCGCTGGCTTGGTTCTGGCGTCCGCTGGTGGCTGAGTGCTTCGATGCCGAATTCTTGCGGCAGGTGGATGGACGCAGCAAAAGATACCACTTTCTGTTTCTGGTGCTGGTCGTGATCAATCTGGTGGCCGGATTCCAGACCCTGGGCACCTTGATGGCCGTGGGAATGATCATGCTTCCCGCCGCCATCGCCCGACTCTGGACACGCACGCTGGAGACGATGATGGTGATGGCCATTCTGGTGGGATGGCTCTCCGGTTATCTGGGTCTGCTGATCTCGTTTCATGGTCAACTGGCATCGGGACCAGCCATTGTCCTGACAGCGGGTCTGCTGTTCGCGCTGTCGTTGCTGGCCGCTCCGGCGGGCAGAATCTGGCAGCGTCTTTTCTCGCCATCCTTGGCGAAATAA
- a CDS encoding metal ABC transporter substrate-binding protein — MKMIFLVAAGLFFGMLPNVQAKPLNVVATHAILGDIVLQVGGPHVQVTTLVGVDRDPHTYEPTPADLRHLKNAKVVVMNGLGLEGWMERLVAASGFAGQPVVATTGIAPRMMEKDGQQIADPHAWNSAANGVIYSRNIVKALSEADPDHAKTYQDRGTRYQEEWQQLDEETRRAMQAIPAKQRKLLIGHDAFGYFADRYGLTFLAPQGLSTESESSAATVAGVIRQIKQEGISAYFLESSNDPRLVRQIGQATGAKAGGTLYVESLSASNGPAATYLQLFRHNVEQLQQAMRD; from the coding sequence ATGAAAATGATATTTCTTGTTGCTGCCGGTCTATTTTTTGGGATGTTGCCAAACGTCCAGGCCAAACCTCTGAACGTAGTGGCCACCCACGCCATTCTGGGGGATATCGTTTTACAGGTGGGTGGTCCCCATGTGCAGGTGACGACATTGGTCGGCGTGGATCGGGATCCCCACACTTACGAGCCGACACCCGCCGATCTGCGCCACCTGAAAAACGCCAAGGTCGTGGTCATGAATGGTCTGGGGCTGGAAGGGTGGATGGAGCGATTGGTCGCCGCCTCCGGCTTCGCTGGACAACCCGTAGTCGCCACGACGGGCATTGCGCCTCGCATGATGGAAAAAGATGGCCAACAGATTGCCGATCCGCATGCCTGGAACAGCGCGGCCAATGGCGTGATCTACAGCCGGAACATCGTCAAGGCGCTTTCCGAAGCCGATCCGGATCACGCCAAAACCTATCAGGACAGGGGGACGCGTTATCAAGAAGAGTGGCAACAGTTGGACGAAGAGACGCGTCGGGCCATGCAGGCCATCCCTGCAAAACAACGAAAGCTGCTCATCGGGCATGATGCGTTTGGCTACTTTGCCGACCGCTATGGCTTGACCTTTCTCGCGCCACAAGGACTTTCCACCGAATCGGAAAGCTCTGCGGCCACGGTTGCCGGGGTGATCCGACAGATCAAGCAGGAAGGCATCAGCGCCTATTTTCTGGAGAGTTCCAACGATCCTCGCCTGGTGCGACAGATCGGCCAAGCAACCGGCGCCAAGGCCGGTGGAACCTTGTATGTCGAATCCCTTTCCGCGTCCAACGGACCGGCGGCAACCTATCTGCAACTGTTCCGACACAATGTGGAACAGTTGCAACAGGCCATGCGCGACTGA
- a CDS encoding CoB--CoM heterodisulfide reductase iron-sulfur subunit A family protein, translated as MADAHAAGQTILVVGGGISGLTTAVEAAETGYNVLLVEKDPHLGGRVAQHNKYFPKLCSPVCGLEINFQRIKNNPRIRYLTLSEVEEIQGSEGNYTVRIRKNPRFVTEACTGCGECAAVCTTEVADPFNFGLNKVKAIRNNHAMAFPSWYYMDPAYAKTDEAKQVAKICPAGAIQPDMEASVIEEQVAAVVWATGWKPYDAEKILPYGFGQYANVTTNMRFERLASVYGPTGGKIIRPSDGKEAKNVAFIQCAGSRDHNYLPFCSRVCCLASMKQAAYVRDQYPDSKVTVFYIDLRAMDRYESFLQKTREDANISWIKSKPARIEEDANGNPVVIGENTLTGERYAMPFDLVVLATGMEPNSAVDAQVPSDQASHDAYGFVTGGVLAAGCAAAPTDVASSVQSATAMAMKAIHAAVKRG; from the coding sequence ATGGCGGATGCTCATGCCGCAGGCCAAACCATCCTGGTCGTCGGCGGTGGAATCAGCGGGCTTACGACCGCCGTCGAGGCAGCCGAAACCGGATACAACGTGCTTTTAGTGGAAAAGGATCCACACCTCGGTGGCCGAGTCGCGCAACACAACAAGTATTTCCCGAAACTCTGCTCCCCGGTCTGCGGGCTGGAGATCAATTTCCAGCGCATCAAGAACAATCCGCGCATTCGCTATCTGACCCTCTCCGAAGTGGAAGAGATCCAGGGATCCGAAGGCAACTATACGGTTCGCATCCGCAAGAATCCCCGTTTCGTCACCGAGGCCTGCACCGGCTGCGGCGAATGCGCGGCGGTATGCACCACCGAGGTTGCGGATCCGTTCAATTTCGGTCTGAACAAAGTCAAGGCCATCCGCAACAACCATGCCATGGCGTTCCCGAGCTGGTACTACATGGATCCGGCCTACGCCAAAACCGATGAGGCCAAACAGGTCGCCAAGATCTGTCCCGCCGGGGCCATCCAGCCCGACATGGAAGCCTCCGTGATCGAAGAACAGGTCGCGGCCGTGGTCTGGGCCACGGGCTGGAAACCTTACGACGCCGAAAAGATTCTGCCCTACGGTTTCGGTCAATACGCCAATGTCACCACCAACATGCGCTTCGAGCGTCTGGCGAGTGTCTACGGTCCCACGGGTGGCAAGATCATCCGTCCGTCCGACGGCAAAGAGGCGAAAAATGTCGCCTTCATTCAATGCGCCGGATCCCGGGATCATAACTATCTGCCGTTTTGCTCCCGCGTCTGCTGCCTGGCCTCCATGAAACAGGCCGCCTATGTGCGGGATCAATATCCGGACTCCAAGGTGACGGTCTTCTACATCGACCTGCGGGCCATGGACCGTTACGAATCCTTCCTGCAAAAAACCCGGGAAGACGCCAACATCTCCTGGATCAAATCCAAGCCCGCCCGCATCGAAGAAGATGCCAACGGCAACCCGGTGGTCATCGGCGAAAACACCCTCACCGGCGAACGCTACGCGATGCCGTTTGATCTGGTGGTGCTGGCCACCGGCATGGAGCCCAACTCGGCGGTCGATGCCCAGGTGCCCTCGGATCAGGCCAGCCACGACGCATACGGCTTTGTCACCGGAGGTGTTCTGGCCGCCGGATGCGCGGCGGCGCCGACGGACGTGGCCAGTTCGGTCCAGTCCGCCACGGCCATGGCGATGAAGGCGATCCACGCCGCGGTTAAGAGAGGATAG
- a CDS encoding cation transporter, translating into MSDADVTTPIHGDHGGPLLRHADGWLELSVFETGVPPRFRLYFLGESMEAVNPPAPDTVRVESERAGDVRQAFTFHHDGAFLESHEEIPEPHEFLLRVELEPGRQRLAILFTEEGHDHDHGHASEPAHAHPDEDGHGHPEAAHPDDHGHHGDHGHHGEHGHHDHGHDHGSGLLGWLKGTFAHSHDVSDKVDSVMESSEKGIRALKISLVGLGITAVLQVFVVLYTGSVALLADTIHNFADAATSIPLWIAFALAKRGPNQRFTYGYGKTEDVAGVIIVGVIFFSACVAGYEAFEKLIHPAPMAHLGWVAAAALIGFVGNEAVAVYRIRVGREIGSAALIADGHHSRVDGFTSLSVLIGVLGTSMGFPLLDPLVGIGITVAILFIVKDAARAVWHRLIDGIEPEILDEIRHAPEHVPGVRAVRSVRARWIGHKVYSDVTIAVDPELSVRVGTAIAHAVEKSLRDHVRLLGEVVVRVQA; encoded by the coding sequence ATGTCCGATGCCGATGTCACCACCCCGATTCATGGCGATCACGGGGGGCCTTTGTTGCGGCATGCCGATGGGTGGTTGGAACTGTCGGTGTTTGAAACCGGAGTGCCACCCCGTTTCCGGCTGTATTTTTTGGGTGAGTCGATGGAGGCCGTGAATCCGCCCGCTCCGGATACGGTGCGGGTGGAGAGCGAACGGGCTGGCGATGTGCGGCAGGCCTTCACCTTTCATCACGACGGGGCCTTTCTGGAATCCCATGAGGAGATCCCGGAACCCCATGAATTTTTGCTGCGGGTGGAACTGGAACCGGGCCGCCAACGGCTGGCGATTCTGTTCACCGAAGAGGGGCATGATCACGACCATGGGCACGCTTCGGAACCGGCTCATGCCCATCCGGATGAGGACGGGCACGGGCATCCGGAAGCGGCTCATCCGGATGATCATGGCCACCATGGGGATCACGGTCACCACGGAGAGCATGGTCATCATGATCACGGCCATGATCACGGCTCTGGGCTGCTCGGCTGGCTGAAAGGGACTTTCGCCCACTCCCATGACGTGAGCGACAAGGTGGATTCGGTGATGGAATCCAGTGAAAAAGGGATTCGCGCCCTCAAGATTTCGTTGGTGGGGCTTGGCATCACGGCGGTGCTTCAGGTGTTTGTGGTCTTGTATACCGGATCCGTGGCCCTGTTGGCCGACACCATCCACAACTTTGCCGACGCAGCCACCAGCATTCCGTTGTGGATCGCCTTTGCCCTGGCCAAACGCGGCCCCAATCAGCGGTTTACCTACGGCTATGGCAAGACCGAGGATGTGGCCGGCGTGATCATCGTCGGCGTGATCTTTTTTTCCGCCTGTGTGGCGGGTTACGAGGCCTTTGAGAAATTGATCCACCCCGCGCCCATGGCACACCTGGGATGGGTGGCGGCTGCGGCGTTGATCGGATTTGTCGGCAACGAGGCGGTGGCGGTCTATCGCATCCGTGTGGGTCGGGAGATCGGTTCCGCGGCGTTGATCGCCGATGGTCACCACTCCCGTGTGGATGGTTTTACCAGCCTGTCGGTGTTGATCGGGGTGCTCGGTACGTCGATGGGCTTTCCGCTGCTGGATCCGTTGGTGGGCATCGGCATTACGGTGGCCATCTTGTTTATCGTCAAGGATGCGGCCCGTGCGGTTTGGCATCGACTGATCGACGGCATCGAACCGGAAATCCTCGATGAAATCCGGCATGCCCCGGAGCATGTGCCCGGCGTGCGGGCCGTGCGCAGCGTGCGGGCCCGTTGGATCGGACACAAGGTCTACAGCGATGTCACCATTGCCGTGGATCCGGAGCTTTCGGTGCGGGTGGGAACGGCCATCGCCCATGCGGTGGAAAAATCCCTGCGGGATCATGTCCGCCTGCTTGGCGAGGTGGTGGTGCGGGTGCAGGCTTGA
- a CDS encoding ATP-binding protein: MVPKRSNQDAVRGVLSGPGIKDPVVPVAAIYGANASGKSNLLASLLFFVKAIRWSHSEPGMPNARVSFGLDDVSKQAPSRMECDVIANGVRYQYGFRIDDQRVLEEWLYEFAVGSRHRILFHRNHAETEEFYFGPYLKGNNRAIQEQTRKDSLFLSTAGINNHKTLNPLWNFFSDDLIGNLGIDERSRISSSMNDLESNSVLREQVVSFLREADTGISGIKMSDMPSELQEKIIKNVDRQFSNNQSMRDIAKRLVPAMKNILFQHSIGSKDYTLHHGLESRGTQTMLGLGIQVCRILERGGVLVVDELESGLHPFVAKRLVDLFQDSNTNSTGAQLLFATHYTHLMTDLAPAQIWLCEKNGQGATEIYPLTAAQPRKGENLEHGYLRGRYGGVPYMGPIENVWPFRKRIKAGEVVP; encoded by the coding sequence GTGGTCCCGAAACGTTCCAATCAGGATGCGGTCCGTGGTGTGTTGTCGGGGCCGGGGATCAAGGATCCTGTGGTGCCTGTCGCCGCGATCTATGGCGCCAATGCCTCCGGGAAAAGCAATCTGTTGGCTTCTTTGCTTTTTTTTGTGAAGGCCATCCGGTGGTCCCACAGTGAACCGGGAATGCCGAATGCTCGGGTGTCTTTTGGGTTGGATGACGTATCAAAACAGGCGCCCTCCCGGATGGAGTGTGATGTCATCGCCAATGGCGTTCGTTACCAGTATGGTTTTCGTATCGATGATCAAAGGGTGTTGGAAGAGTGGTTGTATGAGTTTGCCGTGGGTTCCCGGCACCGTATTCTGTTTCATCGCAACCATGCTGAAACGGAAGAGTTTTATTTTGGTCCATACCTGAAAGGCAACAACCGGGCCATTCAAGAGCAGACCCGGAAGGACAGTCTGTTTCTTTCCACGGCTGGAATAAACAACCATAAGACATTGAATCCCTTGTGGAATTTTTTCTCTGATGATCTGATTGGTAATCTTGGGATCGATGAAAGGTCTCGTATTTCCTCCAGCATGAATGACTTGGAATCAAACTCTGTTTTGCGCGAGCAGGTGGTTTCTTTCCTGCGGGAAGCGGATACAGGGATTTCGGGTATCAAAATGAGTGATATGCCATCAGAATTACAGGAAAAAATAATCAAAAATGTTGATCGTCAATTCTCAAACAACCAGAGTATGCGAGATATTGCAAAAAGACTCGTTCCGGCTATGAAGAATATCTTGTTTCAGCATTCCATCGGCTCCAAGGATTATACGCTGCACCACGGCCTTGAAAGCCGGGGGACGCAGACCATGCTTGGCCTTGGGATCCAGGTGTGCCGGATTCTGGAGCGGGGTGGGGTGCTGGTGGTGGATGAATTGGAATCCGGTCTGCACCCTTTTGTGGCCAAGCGACTGGTGGATCTGTTTCAGGACAGCAACACCAATTCCACAGGGGCGCAACTGCTGTTTGCCACCCACTACACCCATCTGATGACCGATCTGGCCCCGGCCCAGATCTGGTTGTGCGAAAAGAACGGGCAGGGCGCGACGGAAATTTATCCCCTCACCGCTGCCCAACCCCGCAAGGGGGAGAATCTGGAGCATGGCTATTTGAGAGGCCGATATGGCGGGGTGCCGTACATGGGGCCCATCGAGAATGTGTGGCCATTCAGGAAAAGAATCAAAGCCGGGGAAGTGGTTCCATGA
- the rfbB gene encoding dTDP-glucose 4,6-dehydratase: MILVTGGAGFIGANFVHSWLERTGEALVNLDKLTYAGNLANLAALRGDARHVFVQGEIGDRERVGALLDTYRPRAVVHFAAESHVDRSILGPGEFIQTNVVGTFHLLERVRDYWSRLPETAAEGPNRQDFRFLQVSTDEVFGTLSPTDPPFAESNPFLPNSPYAASKAASDHLIRAWHHTFGLPVLTTHCSNNYGPYQFPEKLIPLIIHNALAGKPLPIYGDGLQVRDWLYVEDHCQAIMRVLEAGQKGETYNIGGWNEQPNMDVVRIICSVLDRLHPRADGRGYAEQITFVKDRPGHDRRYAIDAGKIERTLGWKPAETFDSGILKTVRWYLDHAEWVHGVTSGAYRQWVHRQYGEASSPV, encoded by the coding sequence ATGATCCTGGTAACGGGTGGAGCCGGTTTTATCGGAGCCAATTTTGTCCACTCCTGGCTGGAGCGGACCGGTGAGGCGTTGGTCAATCTCGACAAGCTCACCTATGCGGGCAATCTGGCCAATCTCGCCGCCTTGCGGGGGGATGCCCGGCATGTGTTCGTTCAGGGGGAGATCGGCGACCGGGAGCGGGTGGGGGCGTTGCTGGACACGTATCGACCCCGCGCCGTGGTTCATTTCGCGGCGGAGTCCCATGTGGACCGCTCCATTTTAGGGCCGGGGGAGTTCATCCAGACCAACGTGGTGGGGACGTTTCATCTGTTGGAGAGGGTGCGGGACTACTGGAGCCGTCTGCCGGAGACAGCTGCGGAAGGGCCGAACCGGCAGGATTTCCGTTTTTTGCAGGTCTCCACCGACGAGGTGTTCGGCACCCTCTCCCCCACGGACCCCCCCTTTGCCGAAAGCAACCCCTTTTTGCCCAACAGTCCCTATGCCGCCTCCAAGGCCGCTTCCGATCATCTGATCCGCGCCTGGCATCACACTTTCGGCCTGCCGGTGCTGACCACCCATTGCAGCAACAACTATGGGCCGTATCAGTTTCCGGAGAAACTGATTCCGTTGATCATTCACAACGCCTTGGCCGGCAAGCCTCTGCCCATTTACGGGGATGGTCTCCAGGTGCGGGACTGGTTGTATGTGGAGGATCACTGTCAGGCCATCATGCGGGTGCTGGAGGCGGGACAAAAGGGGGAGACCTACAACATTGGCGGATGGAACGAACAGCCCAATATGGATGTGGTTCGGATCATTTGCTCGGTGCTGGATCGCCTGCATCCCAGGGCGGATGGACGCGGTTATGCCGAGCAGATCACCTTTGTCAAGGATCGTCCCGGCCATGATCGTCGTTACGCCATCGACGCGGGCAAGATCGAAAGAACGTTGGGCTGGAAACCCGCCGAAACCTTTGACAGCGGCATTCTGAAAACCGTGCGCTGGTATCTGGATCATGCCGAATGGGTACACGGGGTGACCAGTGGCGCCTATCGTCAATGGGTGCATCGCCAGTATGGGGAGGCATCCTCCCCGGTCTGA